The following proteins are encoded in a genomic region of Sesamum indicum cultivar Zhongzhi No. 13 linkage group LG8, S_indicum_v1.0, whole genome shotgun sequence:
- the LOC105168958 gene encoding homeobox protein knotted-1-like 1, whose product MDELYRFQYSSISCPVDSNFLGDGSSSSGIIAGLSDHHNLVLTAPRAAETHEEATALEMSDIIKAQIASHPLYPTLLSAYIECRKVGAPPEMASLLEEISKETHPMPTCTHIGIDPELDDFMKSYCEVLHKYKEELSKPFDEATSFLSSIESQLSDLCKETLPSPSPTSYSSYHSADDGGGPSDEDPSCGELEALGSQESTGNRQGDHELKEMLMRKYSGYLSSLRKEFLQKRKKGKLPKDARTALLEWWNTHYRWPYPTEEEKNWLSEKTGLDQKQINNWFINQRKRHWRPSEDMRFALMEGVSGGANAGSVYFDAGGGTGGVGT is encoded by the exons ATGGATGAGCTATACAGGTTTCAGTATTCCTCTATCTCATGCCCTGTTGACAGTAATTTTCTTGGAGATGGCAGCAGCAGTAGCGGTATTATTGCTGGCCTCAGCGATCACCACAATCTGGTCTTAACAGCGCCACGAGCTGCTGAAACTCATGAAGAAGCTACAGCGTTGGAGATGTCAGATATAATCAAAGCCCAGATTGCTAGTCACCCTCTTTATCCCACCTTACTTTCTGCCTACATTGAGTGCAGAAAG GTGGGAGCACCACCAGAAATGGCTTCACTTCTTGAAGAAATCAGCAAAGAAACCCACCCCATGCCTACCTGCACTCACATTGGAATAGATCCTGAACTTGATGACTTTATG AAATCATACTGTGAGGTTCTACACAAATACAAGGAGGAGCTCTCAAAGCCTTTTGATGAGGCCACAAGTTTCTTGAGCAGCATAGAGTCTCAGCTCAGTGATCTCTGCAAGGAAACCCtaccatcaccatcaccaacCTCTTATTCTTCTTATCATTCTGCTG ATGACGGTGGTGGTCCTTCCGATGAGGATCCGAGTTGTGGAGAACTAGAAGCACTTGGAAGCCAAGAATCTACAGGTAACCGTCAAGGTGATCACGAGCTAAAAGAAATGCTTATGCGCAAATACAGTGGCTACCTCAGCAGTCTGAGAAAGGAGTTCTtgcagaaaaggaaaaagggtaAGCTACCCAAGGATGCAAGAACTGCCTTGCTGGAATGGTGGAACACACACTACAGGTGGCCATATCCCACG gaagaagagaaaaattgGCTGTCAGAAAAAACTGGATTAGACCAGAAGCAGATCAACAACTGGTTCATTAACCAGAGGAAACGACACTGGCGACCATCTGAAGATATGAGATTCGCTCTTATGGAGGGTGTAAGTGGCGGTGCTAACGCAGGATCCGTCTACTTTGATGCAGGGGGAGGAACCGGAGGGGTTGGCACTTGA
- the LOC105168960 gene encoding uncharacterized protein LOC105168960: protein MSLQLLLHLCLVCLAVLGCAQFAASHQESGDWHCDADDEARISAQFRPGIVTLDGHADDWAEVDGFEFPLRPALDPDEDKEYKAGKMTVKALHDGTDVFFMLQVDGDYVYSKGDDRKCPSVALMFQVGESATYHDMGGCKESPDTCNSTSCRGFEVDIMHFSIGNSIPGRLYGGNSISGEGKGDGIVLVDMYSWNPHCRNIDGSGTSGNDSTALNNWKGAWWHSSFSFHSGFIEDDSPYGSSGQQGTYYFEFSRPLRTMDRLQQDAQFAIGQSSKFSAAFWYPTDGNPWQGSAHYTVSCDWVPMDVTPGFSTQGKVASSSWDAATGFALLLSFVAFCVSIFVARLVSKSKAVPFTPIDRL from the exons ATGTCGCTCCAACTACTCCTTCACCTCTGTCTCGTTTGCCTTGCAGTCTTGGGCTGCGCGCAGTTCGCGGCGTCTCATCAAGAGTCCGGCGACTGGCACTGTGATGCCGACGATGAGGCCCGAATCTCGGCCCAGTTCAGGCCCGGAATCGTTACTCTAGATGGCCACGCCGATGACTGGGCCGAAGTCGACGGGTTCGAGTTTCCCTTGCGCCCAGCTCTCGACCCAGATGAAGATAAAGAGTATAAAGCTGGAAAGATGACAGTTAAG GCTTTGCATGACGGAACCGATGTCTTCTTCATGTTGCAAGTTGATGGAGATTATGTATACTCCAAAGG AGATGACCGTAAATGCCCATCCGTAGCTTTGATGTTTCAAGTTGGTGAGAGTGCAACATACCACGAT ATGGGCGGATGTAAGGAATCACCCGATACATGCAACAGCACAAGTTGCCGTGGCTTTGAAGTCGACATCATGCACTTCTCGATTGGGAATTCTATTCCAGGAAGATTGTACGGTGGGAATTCAATAAGTGGAGAGGGTAAAGGTGACGG AATTGTCTTGGTCGACATGTATTCTTGGAATCCACACTGCAGGAATATTGATGGTAGTGGCACTTCAG GAAATGATTCTACTGCACTGAATAACTGGAAAGGTGCGTGGTGGCACAGCAGTTTTTCTTTCCATTCAG GATTTATTGAGGATGATAGTCCTTACGGATCATCTGGTCAGCAAGGCACATATTACTTTGAATTCTCTCGGCCTCTAAGAACGATGGATCGTCTTCAACAG GATGCACAGTTCGCCATTGGCCAGTCAAGCAAATTCTCGGCTGCATTCTGGTACCCGACTGACGGAAATCCATGGCAGGGTTCAGCCCACTACACAGTGAGCTGTGACTGGGTACCGATGGACGTCACTCCTGGCTTCTCTACACAAGGCAAAGTAGCATCAAGCTCTTGGGATGCTGCCACTGGCTTTGCCCTCCTCTTATCATTCGTCGCCTTCTGCGTGTCTATCTTTGTCGCCCGCTTGGTTTCTAAAAGTAAAGCGGTACCTTTTACCCCAATCGATCGGCTCTAA